A genome region from Geminicoccus roseus DSM 18922 includes the following:
- a CDS encoding NADPH:quinone oxidoreductase family protein, producing the protein MRALVCEQTVGLDGLAVREMADPEPGACHVRIAVAAAGVNFADLLMLEGRYQERPPLPFVPGLEIAGMIDKVGAGAIMGGVEPGQRVLAFLDHGGFAEKTLARAEDVIPIPDDVDDVTAAAIAITYGTAYGALSWRAQILPGEVLLVHGAAGGVGLAAVQVGKAMGAKVIATARGEQRAALAREHGADHALDSEDPDLRSRIKELTGGQGVDVVFDPVGGAMFDLSLRVIAWEGRIVVVGFASGDVPQIPANILLVKNASALGFFWGSYRKHDPGRLRESFEQIFDWLEKGRIRPHVSDVLPLDQGRDALSLVKERRSTGKVVVRVGDGASDPRPG; encoded by the coding sequence ATGCGTGCGCTGGTCTGCGAGCAGACGGTGGGTCTCGATGGCCTCGCCGTGCGGGAGATGGCTGATCCGGAGCCGGGCGCCTGCCATGTGCGGATCGCGGTCGCCGCGGCCGGCGTGAACTTCGCCGACCTGCTGATGCTGGAGGGGCGCTACCAGGAGCGGCCGCCTTTGCCCTTCGTGCCGGGTCTGGAGATCGCCGGCATGATCGACAAGGTCGGCGCCGGGGCCATCATGGGCGGGGTCGAGCCCGGCCAGCGGGTGCTGGCCTTCCTCGACCATGGCGGGTTCGCCGAGAAGACCTTGGCGCGGGCCGAGGACGTCATCCCGATCCCCGACGATGTCGACGACGTGACCGCGGCGGCGATCGCGATCACCTACGGCACCGCCTACGGCGCCCTGTCCTGGCGCGCCCAGATCCTGCCGGGCGAGGTCCTGCTCGTGCATGGCGCGGCCGGCGGGGTCGGCCTGGCGGCGGTCCAGGTCGGCAAGGCGATGGGCGCCAAGGTGATCGCCACGGCCCGCGGCGAGCAGCGGGCCGCGCTTGCCCGTGAGCACGGCGCCGACCATGCCCTGGACAGCGAGGACCCGGACCTGCGCAGCAGGATCAAGGAGCTGACCGGCGGCCAGGGGGTCGACGTGGTATTCGACCCGGTGGGCGGTGCCATGTTCGACCTGTCCTTGAGGGTGATCGCCTGGGAGGGGCGGATCGTGGTGGTGGGATTCGCGTCCGGCGACGTCCCGCAGATCCCGGCCAACATCCTCCTGGTCAAGAACGCCTCGGCGCTGGGTTTCTTCTGGGGCAGCTACCGCAAGCATGATCCCGGCCGGCTGCGCGAAAGCTTCGAGCAGATCTTCGACTGGCTGGAGAAGGGGCGGATCCGCCCGCATGTCTCCGACGTCCTGCCGCTGGACCAGGGCCGGGACGCCCTGTCGCTGGTCAAGGAGCGGCGGAGCACCGGCAAGGTCGTGGTGCGGGTCGGCGACGGGGCAAGCGACCCGCGCCCGGGCTGA
- a CDS encoding DMT family transporter, translating to MTGSSTLPAILVALAAFFVFTLQDTAVKLLGGEWHVVQVAAFNAIGCLIPPTLWALSAGGLRLLRPANPRLHLVRAALAPLACVLVFYAYAVMPLTDAYAIAFSQPLIITALSVPILGEKVGWRRWSAVVVGFLGVLIILRPGSGLFGFAALCMIGASVLWSFIHAIIRLAPKDHPSCFAVWVNVGILAGMLPVLPFVWTTPSAEQLMISFLGGLLGGGGFTLMSLAYSKAEAGIVAPFQYVQMLYAAVIGLVVFGDALPDAWTWAGTAIVIASGIYIVHRETVRRREAVTLQRLATLGQAG from the coding sequence ATGACCGGCTCATCGACCCTTCCCGCGATCCTGGTGGCGCTTGCCGCCTTCTTCGTGTTCACCCTGCAGGACACTGCGGTGAAGCTCCTGGGTGGCGAGTGGCACGTGGTCCAGGTCGCGGCGTTCAACGCGATCGGCTGCCTGATACCGCCGACCCTGTGGGCGCTCTCGGCCGGCGGCCTGCGCCTGCTCCGCCCGGCCAATCCGCGCCTGCACCTGGTCCGGGCGGCGCTGGCGCCGCTCGCCTGCGTGCTGGTGTTCTACGCCTATGCGGTGATGCCGCTCACCGACGCCTATGCGATCGCGTTCAGCCAGCCGCTGATCATCACCGCCCTGTCGGTGCCGATCCTGGGCGAGAAGGTCGGCTGGCGGCGCTGGTCGGCGGTGGTGGTGGGCTTTCTGGGCGTGCTGATCATCCTGCGCCCGGGCAGCGGCCTGTTCGGCTTTGCGGCCTTGTGCATGATCGGCGCCTCGGTGCTCTGGAGCTTCATCCACGCGATCATCCGCCTGGCGCCGAAGGATCATCCGAGCTGCTTCGCGGTCTGGGTGAATGTCGGGATCCTGGCGGGGATGCTGCCGGTCCTGCCGTTCGTCTGGACCACGCCGAGTGCGGAACAGCTGATGATCTCGTTCCTGGGCGGGCTGCTGGGCGGGGGCGGCTTCACCTTGATGTCGCTGGCCTATTCCAAGGCCGAGGCCGGCATCGTGGCGCCGTTCCAGTATGTCCAGATGCTCTATGCCGCGGTGATCGGGCTGGTGGTGTTCGGCGATGCCCTGCCGGATGCCTGGACCTGGGCCGGCACCGCCATCGTGATCGCCTCCGGCATCTACATCGTCCACCGCGAGACGGTCCGCCGGCGCGAGGCCGTGACCCTGCAGCGCCTGGCGACCCTCGGGCAGGCCGGCTGA